In Priestia megaterium NBRC 15308 = ATCC 14581, the following proteins share a genomic window:
- a CDS encoding DUF4054 domain-containing protein produces the protein MKTTPEIIQKTAEHLASMSPDVLEIFIDDATLEVENLDVSEDNKQRLIRYYATHLATIKAQTVKRKKLDVMETEYNVSNTAVGLESTPYGQEYSRLLKKLTKRNSINLTVI, from the coding sequence TTGAAAACAACACCTGAAATCATTCAAAAGACTGCTGAACATTTAGCTAGTATGTCTCCAGACGTGCTGGAAATCTTTATTGATGACGCAACCCTTGAGGTAGAGAATCTAGATGTGTCAGAGGACAACAAACAGCGCTTAATTCGCTATTATGCCACTCATTTGGCAACAATAAAGGCTCAAACAGTAAAAAGAAAGAAGTTAGACGTTATGGAGACTGAATATAACGTCTCAAATACTGCTGTAGGGCTTGAATCTACACCATATGGGCAAGAATATTCGAGACTCTTAAAAAAGCTTACAAAGCGAAATAGTATCAATCTAACGGTGATTTAA
- a CDS encoding DUF2184 domain-containing protein, with protein MSQYRADGVIRPIDLESIDNKIYEAKKEELKARTIFNVKTDVPAGAETYSYDVIKRSGAAKVLAPGAEDIPLVDADMERHTEKIYSVAAAFRVSVQELRQAQMAGQPIETTKADTARKAIAEKENRIVWIGDAKHNILGVTNAEGIQTIAIDQNKAGTSTKWADKTGKEIVSDLRKARSAVNRLPGHNADTLVVTPDMMEELEKEYNEYTNQTVLQYLRSQNWFSRIEFTSDIKGQGQGDTDCFLVFDSSPDVVEVLIPMDIMRHPEEYKFPNYKIPLEERTGGAIVRYPMAIVRGDGA; from the coding sequence ATGTCCCAATATAGAGCAGACGGTGTTATTCGTCCGATTGATTTAGAGTCCATTGATAATAAGATTTATGAAGCAAAGAAAGAGGAGCTAAAAGCTCGTACCATTTTCAATGTGAAGACTGATGTACCTGCTGGGGCGGAAACATACAGCTATGACGTTATCAAGCGTTCTGGTGCTGCTAAAGTATTAGCTCCAGGTGCAGAGGATATTCCATTAGTAGACGCTGACATGGAGCGCCATACAGAAAAAATCTATTCTGTTGCTGCTGCTTTCCGGGTGTCTGTTCAGGAATTACGTCAGGCACAAATGGCAGGTCAACCTATCGAAACAACAAAGGCTGATACAGCACGTAAAGCCATTGCTGAAAAAGAGAATCGCATTGTATGGATCGGTGATGCTAAACACAATATTCTTGGTGTGACAAATGCAGAAGGAATCCAAACGATTGCAATTGATCAAAACAAAGCTGGTACTTCAACAAAGTGGGCTGATAAAACAGGCAAAGAAATCGTATCTGATTTACGTAAAGCTCGTTCTGCAGTTAATCGTTTACCTGGACACAATGCAGATACACTTGTTGTTACCCCTGACATGATGGAAGAGCTCGAAAAAGAGTACAACGAATATACAAATCAGACAGTTCTTCAATACTTACGTAGCCAAAATTGGTTCAGTCGTATTGAATTTACATCTGATATTAAGGGGCAAGGTCAAGGCGATACCGATTGTTTCTTAGTATTCGATAGCTCACCAGATGTAGTTGAAGTCCTTATTCCAATGGACATTATGCGTCATCCAGAAGAATACAAGTTCCCTAACTATAAAATCCCGTTAGAAGAGCGTACAGGCGGTGCGATTGTGCGTTATCCAATGGCAATTGTACGAGGAGATGGTGCTTGA
- a CDS encoding structural cement protein Gp24 — protein sequence MAITSYDKYMPAAGGKGKLANYQDYSADTKAAAEDIPYGVAVQLGTDGETITRVKAGGKPYGVSLAQEIHDWVLKADDQKYLKYDPVAAVRKGVIWVQVDEDVVIGDGVVVDPTTSNFRPADTATSGVIAFPSAAFKSSAQAGGLVQIEINLP from the coding sequence ATGGCTATTACAAGTTATGACAAATATATGCCAGCAGCAGGCGGTAAAGGTAAGCTTGCCAATTATCAAGATTATAGTGCAGATACAAAAGCAGCAGCTGAAGATATTCCTTACGGAGTTGCTGTTCAATTAGGCACAGATGGAGAAACTATTACACGCGTTAAAGCAGGCGGTAAACCTTATGGTGTTTCATTAGCTCAAGAAATTCATGATTGGGTATTGAAAGCTGATGATCAAAAATATTTAAAATATGATCCTGTTGCTGCAGTTCGTAAGGGTGTTATTTGGGTGCAGGTTGATGAAGATGTAGTAATTGGTGATGGAGTAGTTGTAGATCCTACTACAAGTAATTTCCGTCCAGCTGATACAGCAACCTCTGGAGTCATTGCCTTTCCTTCAGCAGCGTTCAAGTCAAGCGCTCAAGCAGGTGGCTTAGTACAGATTGAAATTAATTTACCTTAA
- a CDS encoding DUF2213 domain-containing protein — MKHERYDRTFIKDYNETNEGYLTVRAPITRPGVFPYMRQDGSVQLEAKLPEEIFSDRTMFSAHAKPVTDDHPNEPVTLQNYNTYSKGLTHNDARVEDFKLYISFTVTDAGLIQKIKDGKREISLGFLADVVPEKGTYDGKQYDFVQRNTEVNHVAIVDEGRVGPEVSIRGDSAAYQIDSSEGKGDVNMAKYTIDGKEYEVDSTVKSFLDAQQARLDTANLKAKDFDTLQGRYDALEVKYQNAEKGLKQAKENNLSADELDAKVQSRVELISGATTFLGDSFDFKGKSEREIKEAVIQKAKPDFKGDGKSDDYIDAFFDATLGRAKQEGFSSTGNNHMFTGDGSSSNKQIEEMKNKRLNMK, encoded by the coding sequence GTGAAGCACGAGCGTTATGATCGTACATTTATAAAAGACTATAACGAAACAAATGAAGGGTACCTGACTGTTCGAGCACCTATTACTCGCCCAGGAGTATTCCCATACATGCGACAAGATGGCTCGGTACAACTTGAAGCTAAGCTTCCTGAAGAAATTTTCAGTGACCGTACTATGTTTTCAGCGCATGCAAAACCTGTAACAGATGATCATCCTAATGAGCCTGTTACTTTGCAGAACTATAACACGTATTCCAAGGGATTAACTCACAATGACGCGAGAGTAGAAGATTTTAAACTCTATATCTCATTTACTGTGACGGATGCTGGATTAATTCAAAAGATTAAGGACGGTAAACGTGAGATTAGCCTTGGTTTTTTAGCCGATGTGGTACCAGAAAAGGGTACATATGACGGCAAACAATATGATTTTGTTCAACGAAATACTGAAGTCAATCATGTTGCGATTGTTGATGAAGGGCGTGTGGGTCCAGAAGTATCCATTCGTGGTGATTCAGCAGCCTATCAAATTGATTCAAGCGAAGGAAAAGGAGATGTTAATATGGCCAAATATACAATTGATGGCAAGGAGTATGAAGTAGATTCAACTGTTAAATCTTTTTTGGATGCACAGCAAGCACGCTTAGATACGGCTAACCTAAAAGCAAAGGACTTTGATACATTACAAGGTCGCTATGATGCACTAGAAGTGAAGTACCAAAATGCTGAGAAGGGTTTAAAACAAGCAAAGGAAAACAATTTATCTGCTGATGAACTAGATGCAAAAGTACAATCTCGCGTTGAGTTAATCAGTGGTGCAACAACATTCCTTGGTGATTCTTTTGATTTTAAAGGCAAATCAGAGCGTGAAATCAAAGAAGCAGTTATTCAAAAAGCAAAACCTGACTTTAAAGGCGACGGTAAATCAGATGATTATATTGACGCCTTTTTTGATGCAACTTTAGGTCGTGCCAAGCAAGAGGGTTTTTCGTCAACAGGCAATAATCACATGTTTACTGGTGACGGTAGTTCATCTAATAAGCAGATTGAAGAGATGAAAAATAAACGCCTAAACATGAAATAA
- a CDS encoding minor capsid protein, producing the protein MARIIPPTRFPDSVAVSYSRSINKLISELGKITLSVYDEQITPQIKLQKSRDDNSLYKLDAPLDVIQRAVDVIKGLSLGIFNSSVVQETASKFVNSLNLFNKNNISNQGKVKGIDPTVSEPWLESFMKTSISENASYITNIKDGYLANIESIIYQGVKNGSSAKKVRDQLVERVGMSRKRAEFIAVDQTGSILGQMTAKRHKQMGVSKFKWLTSNDEKVRKTHRDLSNKVFSYADPPSVGLPGEDYRCRCVAIPVFDEE; encoded by the coding sequence ATGGCTAGGATAATTCCTCCTACACGTTTCCCTGACAGCGTAGCAGTCTCATACAGCCGTTCTATTAACAAACTAATATCTGAGTTAGGTAAAATTACTTTAAGCGTCTATGACGAGCAAATAACACCTCAGATTAAGTTGCAAAAGAGTAGGGATGACAATTCTCTCTACAAGTTAGATGCTCCACTCGATGTTATTCAACGAGCTGTGGATGTAATCAAAGGATTATCACTAGGTATTTTTAATTCGAGTGTAGTCCAGGAAACAGCCAGTAAGTTTGTTAACTCTCTGAACTTATTTAATAAAAATAATATTAGCAACCAAGGCAAGGTGAAGGGAATTGACCCCACCGTTAGTGAGCCTTGGTTAGAGTCGTTTATGAAAACATCAATAAGCGAGAATGCCAGCTATATTACTAACATTAAGGATGGGTACCTGGCTAACATTGAGAGCATCATTTATCAAGGTGTGAAGAATGGCAGTAGCGCAAAAAAGGTGAGAGATCAGTTAGTTGAACGCGTGGGGATGTCCAGGAAGCGAGCTGAATTTATTGCTGTTGATCAAACAGGTTCTATACTCGGTCAAATGACTGCAAAACGTCATAAGCAAATGGGTGTATCGAAGTTCAAATGGCTAACATCCAATGACGAAAAGGTGCGAAAAACACACAGAGATTTGAGTAATAAAGTTTTCTCTTATGCAGATCCACCAAGCGTGGGTTTACCAGGTGAAGATTACCGATGTCGTTGTGTTGCTATTCCTGTATTCGATGAGGAGTGA
- a CDS encoding anti-CBASS protein Acb1 family protein: protein MSVIEQAKQFRNDFMQAPGKGNSRDALTRQTPGLRRVLTNQDLTRLYADNRIIQNVIDIPAEDMTRSWFTLRMKDEKLQRDIMSKLADLNAREAFKKMRSYERLRGDGFISLGVTQKNPFELSDPIEEKELMRIDYIHAFSGMKVYEFLLNEDMFHPKYGQVESFQLNRRSRVGQEIAGPTQDRVHASRVIHDQTRRLEDEYRGQPLLEPLYDIITVLDTSLWSVGQMLYDFTFKVYKSADIEGMGKEDKRELSTLMDFMFRTEALALIGKDEELTKQSTVTTGIKDLLDYVWDMLAGAARMPKTVIKGQEAGTIAGAQYDVMNYYSRIAAQQENELKPHIERLIRLLLLCSDELGGTINPDSVEWEIKFNPLWNVDSKTDAEIRKLTAETDNIYIVNGVHTSDDVREARFGQFGLTNETKYSGDDADWERMAKEVYTAYKESQ, encoded by the coding sequence ATGAGTGTAATTGAGCAAGCAAAGCAGTTTCGTAATGATTTCATGCAAGCACCTGGAAAGGGAAATAGCAGGGATGCATTAACTCGACAAACACCAGGGCTAAGACGTGTATTAACTAATCAAGATTTAACACGTTTATATGCAGATAATCGTATTATTCAAAACGTCATTGATATTCCTGCAGAAGATATGACGCGCAGCTGGTTCACTTTACGAATGAAAGATGAAAAGTTACAGCGCGATATTATGAGCAAGCTTGCTGATCTTAATGCCAGAGAAGCTTTTAAGAAGATGCGTTCATATGAGCGATTACGGGGTGATGGCTTTATTTCTTTAGGTGTTACCCAAAAGAATCCATTCGAACTAAGCGATCCTATAGAGGAAAAAGAATTAATGCGTATTGATTATATCCATGCATTCAGTGGCATGAAGGTATACGAATTTTTATTGAATGAAGATATGTTCCATCCTAAGTATGGCCAAGTGGAGTCGTTCCAGTTAAACCGTCGTTCTCGCGTTGGGCAAGAAATTGCAGGACCTACTCAAGATCGTGTACATGCTTCTCGTGTTATCCATGACCAGACAAGAAGGCTGGAGGACGAATACAGAGGGCAACCATTATTGGAACCCTTATATGACATCATCACAGTTCTTGATACGTCCCTTTGGTCAGTTGGTCAGATGCTATATGACTTTACTTTCAAGGTCTATAAATCAGCTGATATTGAGGGGATGGGCAAAGAAGATAAACGAGAATTAAGTACACTGATGGATTTTATGTTTCGAACTGAAGCTCTTGCTCTTATCGGAAAAGATGAGGAGTTAACGAAACAGAGTACTGTCACCACAGGTATTAAGGATTTACTTGATTATGTATGGGATATGCTTGCAGGTGCAGCACGAATGCCTAAAACAGTTATTAAAGGGCAGGAAGCAGGGACAATTGCGGGAGCTCAGTATGATGTCATGAACTATTATTCTCGTATTGCAGCACAGCAAGAGAATGAATTAAAGCCCCATATTGAGCGTCTTATTCGCTTATTATTGCTATGTTCTGATGAATTAGGGGGCACTATCAACCCTGACTCAGTAGAATGGGAGATCAAGTTTAATCCATTGTGGAATGTTGACTCAAAAACAGATGCTGAGATTCGTAAATTAACTGCTGAAACAGATAACATTTACATCGTCAATGGTGTTCATACATCTGACGATGTACGAGAAGCACGCTTTGGTCAATTCGGTTTAACGAATGAAACTAAGTACAGTGGTGACGATGCTGATTGGGAACGAATGGCTAAAGAAGTTTACACAGCTTATAAGGAGAGTCAGTGA
- the terL gene encoding phage terminase large subunit: MQKISEEQRKIIAQLAQEELARRSYKDYVEYVHHGQYKHFRHTELICNELQPIVDGEQRFIIIEMPPRHGKSMTVTETFPSFFIAKNPNKRVITAAYSDGLATKFGRVNRNKFKEFAPALFNIRISDSNSATKNWGVEGHTGGMIATGIGGSITGQGADLMIIDDPIKNAKEAASQTIRDNIWDEWESTLSTRLHNGASVIVIMTRWHEDDIIGRLLDRSPRNWVRLRLPAIAEDEDDLLGREIGEALCPELGFDEQWAEDKKSEVGSRTWASLFQQRPSPAGGSIFSKHWWKFYVPTEEIRAKLKLPKEVAVLPKMLDKQVQSWDCTFKDSSASDFVVGQVWGKRQANSYLLDQIRDRLNLPETMKAIRNMTAKWPNAKAKYVEDKANGPAVIQMLQDEISGLIPVNPEGGKEVRANAVSPEVESGNVYLPHPLYAPWINELIDEATAFPNGKHDDMVDSLTQALVKLQGSKGNPLDRYKKLMGR, from the coding sequence TTGCAAAAGATAAGTGAGGAACAACGTAAGATCATCGCTCAACTTGCTCAAGAAGAATTGGCAAGACGCTCGTATAAAGATTATGTTGAATATGTCCATCACGGGCAATATAAGCATTTCAGGCATACTGAACTAATATGCAATGAACTCCAGCCTATTGTTGATGGTGAACAGCGTTTTATTATTATTGAAATGCCCCCACGACACGGTAAATCCATGACGGTTACAGAAACGTTCCCGTCTTTTTTTATTGCCAAAAATCCAAATAAGCGTGTTATAACAGCTGCTTATTCTGATGGGTTAGCAACCAAGTTTGGTCGAGTGAACAGAAATAAATTTAAAGAGTTTGCTCCTGCTTTATTTAATATACGAATATCAGACTCTAACTCTGCTACTAAAAACTGGGGAGTCGAAGGGCATACAGGCGGCATGATCGCAACTGGTATTGGGGGTTCTATTACCGGTCAAGGTGCTGACTTAATGATTATCGATGACCCTATCAAGAATGCTAAAGAAGCTGCTTCTCAAACGATTCGAGATAACATATGGGATGAGTGGGAAAGTACATTGTCTACTCGTTTACATAATGGGGCATCTGTTATTGTCATTATGACTAGATGGCATGAAGATGACATTATTGGCCGCTTATTGGATAGAAGTCCACGTAACTGGGTTAGGCTGCGTTTACCTGCTATTGCAGAGGATGAAGATGATCTACTTGGTCGTGAAATTGGCGAGGCGTTATGTCCAGAATTAGGGTTTGATGAACAGTGGGCAGAGGATAAAAAGTCTGAAGTTGGTTCACGTACCTGGGCATCTTTATTCCAGCAACGTCCATCACCTGCAGGTGGTAGCATCTTTAGTAAACATTGGTGGAAGTTCTATGTGCCTACTGAAGAAATAAGAGCTAAATTAAAGCTTCCTAAAGAAGTAGCTGTTCTTCCTAAAATGTTAGATAAACAGGTTCAATCATGGGACTGTACGTTTAAAGATAGCAGTGCTTCTGACTTTGTTGTTGGGCAAGTATGGGGCAAGCGACAGGCTAACTCTTATCTACTTGATCAAATACGTGATCGTTTGAATCTACCTGAAACAATGAAAGCTATTCGTAACATGACAGCTAAGTGGCCGAACGCTAAAGCAAAATACGTTGAGGATAAAGCGAATGGTCCTGCTGTTATTCAAATGCTACAGGATGAAATCAGTGGATTAATTCCTGTTAATCCGGAAGGTGGAAAAGAAGTACGCGCCAATGCTGTTTCTCCAGAAGTAGAATCAGGCAACGTGTACTTACCACATCCGTTATATGCGCCTTGGATTAATGAACTGATTGATGAAGCAACAGCATTCCCGAATGGTAAGCATGATGATATGGTCGATAGTTTAACGCAAGCGTTAGTTAAGTTACAAGGATCTAAGGGAAATCCTTTAGACCGCTATAAGAAATTAATGGGGAGGTGA
- a CDS encoding terminase small subunit: MSKLSFKQELFIEEYLISFNATQSAIKAGYSERTASVTGAKLLRNAKVAKKIDAEMKRLRERMSEDSNKVYAELWKQLDAIDKKIADHEQAVEQIDTLERDNNDILPEIQELNEQISTLNQRKREASKKENATLVSKLEEDIEVLEQELKPLKKDKDARYREIERLYKYLIKPAAWEKIMSMRKSILHDILDRGGYKSTDKLEVSGNVKSTLDLSSLSIEELRSLAKDK; the protein is encoded by the coding sequence ATGTCTAAATTAAGCTTTAAACAAGAGTTATTTATAGAAGAATATCTTATATCATTTAACGCCACCCAGTCGGCTATTAAAGCTGGATATAGTGAACGTACGGCATCAGTAACAGGGGCGAAGCTGCTAAGAAATGCTAAGGTTGCTAAAAAAATTGATGCTGAGATGAAGCGATTGCGCGAAAGAATGTCGGAGGATAGCAATAAGGTCTACGCTGAATTGTGGAAGCAGTTAGATGCTATTGATAAGAAGATAGCAGATCATGAGCAAGCTGTTGAACAAATAGACACACTTGAGCGAGATAATAATGATATTCTTCCCGAAATTCAGGAACTTAACGAGCAAATATCTACACTTAATCAAAGGAAAAGAGAAGCTTCTAAGAAAGAGAATGCGACTCTTGTTTCTAAGTTAGAAGAAGATATTGAGGTTCTTGAACAAGAGCTAAAGCCTTTGAAAAAAGATAAAGATGCTCGATACCGTGAAATAGAGCGATTATATAAGTATCTAATCAAACCAGCCGCATGGGAAAAAATCATGTCTATGAGAAAAAGTATATTGCATGACATACTTGATCGTGGAGGTTATAAATCAACAGATAAACTTGAAGTGAGTGGAAATGTAAAAAGCACTCTTGATTTGTCCAGCCTCTCTATTGAGGAGTTGAGAAGCCTTGCAAAAGATAAGTGA
- a CDS encoding DUF2642 domain-containing protein — MLTGLSKHLNKQIAVQTQQTSYKGILKSIDPELRVIELECGGKTFFLPVENIEYITTA, encoded by the coding sequence ATGTTAACTGGACTATCTAAGCATCTTAATAAGCAAATCGCTGTACAAACACAACAGACAAGCTACAAAGGAATCTTAAAAAGCATCGACCCAGAATTAAGAGTAATAGAGTTAGAGTGTGGGGGTAAAACCTTTTTCTTACCAGTAGAAAATATCGAATATATTACTACTGCTTAA
- a CDS encoding ArpU family phage packaging/lysis transcriptional regulator → MVAEQLTLLEPVDEKLVRKIVIKELKEYRALKVQVENKEECERTGLELFPSIRNSRHINELKVKQIDRALKNSLDQEELLIIEKAYLTSKRTKDIEIYLEIGVKKDTYYAMRNRALNRIATALGII, encoded by the coding sequence ATGGTAGCTGAACAATTAACCTTACTTGAACCAGTAGATGAAAAATTAGTACGAAAAATCGTAATTAAAGAGTTAAAAGAATATAGAGCTCTAAAGGTCCAGGTGGAAAATAAAGAAGAGTGCGAACGTACAGGTCTGGAATTATTCCCATCTATTCGTAATTCTCGTCACATTAATGAATTAAAAGTTAAACAAATTGATAGGGCATTAAAAAACAGCTTGGATCAAGAAGAGCTCTTAATCATCGAAAAGGCATATCTTACATCAAAACGAACGAAAGATATTGAAATTTATCTCGAAATTGGAGTGAAAAAAGATACGTATTATGCAATGAGAAACAGAGCTTTGAATCGTATAGCTACAGCACTTGGAATAATCTAA
- a CDS encoding HNH endonuclease signature motif containing protein, with protein sequence MVETKLCTDCKQIKQIMFFSKNRTKKDGLESQCKECRKERKREYNSRPEVQEKIKSYRKKYQDTHKEKLQLKEKKRWASEEHRAYQKRYRINNRERFRKSNRMYSKKNKPALTVKFHVNIAKAKGLFSEWSVEEYKEMMEHFDHKCAITGKKENLEIDHFIPLSTGHGGTHSGNLAPLNASINQSKAFLNPFEWIKGRSDKEKEAFNKLVKYLANLNNLTVFEFKVYVYWCFDNKKT encoded by the coding sequence ATGGTGGAAACCAAATTATGCACCGATTGTAAACAAATTAAACAGATTATGTTCTTTTCGAAGAATAGAACTAAAAAAGATGGCCTTGAATCACAATGCAAAGAGTGCAGAAAAGAACGTAAAAGAGAATATAACAGCAGACCAGAAGTTCAAGAAAAGATTAAATCTTATCGGAAAAAGTACCAGGATACGCATAAAGAAAAGCTTCAACTAAAAGAAAAAAAGAGATGGGCTTCTGAAGAACATCGAGCTTATCAAAAACGTTACAGAATCAATAATAGGGAGCGTTTTAGAAAAAGCAACAGAATGTATTCAAAGAAGAATAAACCTGCATTGACTGTTAAATTTCATGTCAATATAGCAAAAGCTAAGGGGCTATTTTCTGAATGGTCAGTAGAAGAATATAAAGAGATGATGGAGCATTTTGACCATAAGTGTGCAATCACTGGCAAGAAAGAAAATTTAGAAATTGACCACTTTATCCCATTATCAACAGGTCATGGAGGTACACATAGCGGAAACCTAGCGCCTTTAAACGCTTCGATAAACCAGTCAAAAGCTTTTCTTAATCCTTTTGAATGGATAAAAGGTAGATCAGATAAGGAAAAAGAAGCTTTCAATAAGTTAGTTAAGTATTTAGCGAACCTTAATAATTTGACTGTATTTGAATTTAAGGTATACGTGTATTGGTGTTTTGATAATAAGAAAACTTAA
- a CDS encoding DUF3954 domain-containing protein, whose translation MNEDRKYIAEIDLMNNKKMYVVKDGQLIEHDLPDYGETLVITLGGKVDRLETKTKRKV comes from the coding sequence GTGAATGAAGATAGAAAATATATCGCTGAAATAGATTTGATGAACAATAAAAAAATGTATGTAGTGAAAGATGGTCAGTTAATTGAACATGATCTACCGGATTACGGAGAAACGTTAGTTATTACCCTTGGCGGTAAAGTCGATAGATTGGAAACAAAGACGAAAAGGAAGGTGTAA
- a CDS encoding YopX family protein has protein sequence MREIKYKALVVKTQLDNLGSNMHLAGVSEYEEMINVQTISFDNGKVDYVTDEDMEEYSFADNSLKAVVQYTGLKDKNGKEIYEGDIVKISDHPFEGSMKINGNYEVGYNKYMELCCGSLLLFRNKHYAEVIGNIHESPQLVGESI, from the coding sequence ATGAGAGAAATTAAATATAAAGCGCTTGTTGTTAAAACACAGCTTGATAACTTAGGTTCTAACATGCACTTAGCTGGTGTTAGTGAATATGAAGAAATGATTAATGTACAAACAATCTCTTTTGATAACGGCAAAGTGGATTACGTGACAGATGAGGATATGGAAGAGTACTCGTTTGCTGATAACAGTTTAAAAGCTGTTGTGCAGTACACAGGCTTAAAAGATAAAAACGGCAAGGAGATTTATGAAGGAGATATCGTTAAGATCAGCGACCATCCTTTTGAAGGATCAATGAAAATTAACGGCAATTATGAGGTGGGTTATAACAAATATATGGAATTATGTTGTGGCAGCTTACTTCTCTTTAGAAATAAACACTATGCAGAAGTGATTGGTAACATCCATGAAAGTCCTCAATTAGTAGGTGAATCAATATGA
- a CDS encoding phage antirepressor KilAC domain-containing protein, with translation MFKLNVLNQNGQLLVDSREIAEMVEKEHKHLLRDIKNYLEILGKSNFGPADFFIESYYTDIQGKPRLHFLMTKKGCDMVANKLTGRKGVIFTATYVSKFEEMESKLKITQAPSYMIDDPIQRAQKWIEEQKEKQHLLVQNQQKDQKIEELQPKATYYDLILQTKSLLSVSQIAKDYGMSAISFNKLLHKLGIQYKQGDCWLLYQKYADKGYTHTKTHVVDSEKSKVHTYWTQKGRTFIYETLKDENVLPVIERMAS, from the coding sequence ATGTTTAAATTGAATGTTTTAAATCAAAATGGACAACTTCTTGTTGATAGCCGTGAAATAGCTGAAATGGTAGAAAAAGAACATAAACACTTACTTAGAGATATTAAGAACTATTTAGAGATTTTAGGTAAGTCCAATTTTGGTCCGGCTGATTTCTTTATTGAAAGTTACTATACCGATATTCAAGGAAAACCTCGCCTCCATTTCCTAATGACGAAAAAAGGTTGTGACATGGTTGCTAACAAATTAACTGGACGGAAAGGTGTTATTTTCACTGCAACATATGTCTCTAAATTTGAAGAAATGGAATCAAAGTTAAAAATAACACAAGCTCCTTCTTACATGATTGATGATCCTATCCAGCGAGCGCAAAAGTGGATTGAAGAGCAAAAGGAGAAACAGCATCTTCTAGTTCAAAATCAACAAAAGGATCAAAAGATTGAAGAACTGCAACCTAAAGCCACGTACTACGATTTAATTTTGCAAACAAAGTCTCTTTTATCAGTCAGCCAGATAGCAAAAGATTACGGAATGAGTGCTATCTCATTTAATAAGCTGCTTCATAAATTAGGCATTCAATATAAACAAGGTGACTGCTGGCTCTTATATCAAAAATATGCTGATAAAGGCTATACACATACAAAAACTCATGTTGTGGATTCGGAAAAGAGCAAGGTCCATACTTATTGGACGCAAAAAGGTAGAACGTTTATCTATGAAACGCTCAAAGATGAAAATGTTTTGCCTGTTATTGAAAGAATGGCTAGTTAA
- a CDS encoding GxxExxY protein, with the protein MEDYRTLKYGDSTIRTINMEKEDWFVAKDISEALSISLSSDEELISLKQLFFLVEEDYSIEEKKAIHRFIKKTLLALEIKDEFLWFTYELCFFRIIWDKEIERNSNYEHSLKKWLCNNIARFFGAEFVLEKEEHPIGKLRADLLISKKGEQYIVECKTGKITPKHLEQIQNYLSLSGIDRGILVGQSCELILPKDIVFYAHKDLYKTEKN; encoded by the coding sequence TTGGAAGATTACAGAACGCTTAAATATGGAGATAGCACCATTAGGACAATAAATATGGAAAAAGAAGATTGGTTTGTTGCTAAGGATATTTCTGAAGCACTTTCAATTAGTTTATCCAGTGATGAAGAGTTAATTAGCTTAAAGCAGCTGTTCTTCTTAGTAGAAGAAGATTACTCAATTGAAGAAAAAAAGGCAATTCATAGATTCATAAAAAAAACTCTCCTTGCTTTGGAAATAAAAGATGAATTCTTATGGTTTACGTACGAGCTTTGCTTCTTTCGAATTATCTGGGACAAGGAGATTGAAAGAAATTCTAATTACGAGCATTCACTTAAGAAATGGTTATGTAACAATATTGCACGGTTTTTTGGAGCAGAATTTGTACTTGAAAAGGAAGAGCATCCTATCGGCAAATTACGAGCAGACCTTTTGATTTCTAAAAAGGGTGAACAGTATATCGTGGAGTGTAAAACAGGAAAAATCACTCCAAAACACTTAGAACAAATACAAAACTATTTGTCTTTATCAGGAATAGACAGAGGGATATTAGTTGGTCAATCATGCGAACTAATATTGCCAAAAGATATCGTATTTTATGCTCATAAAGACCTTTATAAAACTGAAAAAAACTAG